The Nakamurella antarctica genomic interval GGAGGGCGACTCAGCCCCAGCAGTTGCGGCAAGTGGCCTCGGCGCCATTGATACCGCCGGCGGCCGGGTCTCGGTCAGCGAAAAGCGGATGATCAACGCTCGAGCTGATGTCAACCAGCTCCTGCCCTTGAAGTACCACTGGGCATGGGAAAAGTACTTGGCCGGATGCAACAACCAGTGGATGCCTACCGAAGTTTCCATGCAGGCAGACATTGCGCTGTGGAAGTCACCGAACGGCCTCACCGACGCCGAACGCCAGATGCTCAAGCGCAACCTGGGCTTCTTTGCCACCGCAGAGTCGCTCGTAGCAAACAACATCGTTCTCGCTGTCTACCGCCAGCTGACCAACCCAGAATGCCGCCAGTTTCTATTGCGTCAAGCTTTTGAAGAAGCGGTCCACACCCACACCTTCCAGTACATCTGCGAGAGCCTGGGCCTGGACGAGGGTGAGCTATTCAACATGTACCGGGAAGTGCCCTCCATCACGGAGAAGGACGCTTGGGCCCTGCAGTACACCAAGAACCTGGAGGATCCTTCGTTCAAGACAGGCGACATCGAATCCGATCGGGCGTTCCTGCGCGATCTGGTGGCGTTCTACGTGATCTTTGAAGGTATGTGGTTCTACACCGGATTCGCTCAGATTTTGTCCCTCGGACGCCGTAACAAGATGGTCGGAATCGCCGAGCAGTACCAGTACATTTTGCGCGACGAGTCGATTCACCTCAACTTCGGTATCGACGTGATTAATCAGATCAAAATCGAGAACCCGGAACTGTGGTCAACAGAATTCGCCGCCGAAATTTCCGGCATGTTGGCCAAGGCCTGCGAGCTCGAGATCACTTATGGCCGCGAGACTTTGTCGACCGGCATGCTCGGCCTTAGTGCTGCACAGTGCGAGCAGTACATGCACTTCATCACCAACCGTCGGTGCGTTCAGATTGGTTTGCAGCCTTTGTTCGAGGACACCGAGAACCCGTTCCCGTGGATGAGCGAGATGATGGACTTGAAGAAGGAAAAGAACTTCTTTGAAACCCGCGTCATCGAGTACCAGACCGGCGGCGGCCTTGAGTGGTAGTTAGTTTCTCATTACACAGAAGGGCCCGGCCCACTCGGACAAAATCCGAGTGAGCCGGGCCCTTCTGTGTTCCTGCTAGGTGGTGGCGACCGCTGGTGGTCTCAAGATAGAAATAGATCACACAGACGCACTTTTTTCAGCGGCTAACCGGGACAGTCTGAGTGACGGGGTCGAGTTTCCCGGTCTTCTTCGCCCACACCTCGAACCACACGGTGAAGAACGGCGGGATCGACGCGGCCAAACTCAGCAGAGTCGTCCACAACGACCAGCGCTGACCGCAAGCGGTCAGCAGGGCCAACACGACATAGGCCACAAAAACGGCGCCATGTAAGGCCCCAAATACCTGAACCCCCACCTCGGTGGTCTTGGCGATCCACTTGAAGTACATACCGATCAAGAGGCCGAGCCAAGTGAGCGATTCAACGAAGGCAAGGACGCGGAATGTAGGAACGATGCGCGAGGTCATGTGGCCATTGTCCCAATCCAAGCCATCGGAAGCAGTCCTTTGTGACGCAGCTCAAGCATGCTGTTTGCCTGGCTCGCACCAGCGAGGCCGAACAACTGGTCACTTCAGAACCGAGGGGTAGCCGACCCAGCACAACGGCCGAATAATGAAAAGCACGTGGGCGCAGGAGTTCTCGCGTGGCTGAGTCATGAACTGATCGATTCCGCTCAAAGCCCGCTCCGGGTTCGTCGTTCGCCCGCAGGCCTATCAGGGGCGCGAGCGTTACCGGGGCTGCGTCGGTAGACGGCTAACTCCAGCATCTGTATAGTGATCTGGTAGGTCATGAGTGTCAGCGACAAGCCCCAGCTCGCTGGACGGCAACCCTCCACACGCGGTGGGGTGCCCTGGGTGATGACCCGGCGGTTGGCCGTACGTTAGCCACACGCAAGCGCGGCCCATCGACCGATGGGTCCAGTTGACGCTACGAAGGAGCGCCGCTGTGTTTTGTCGAATGTTTTGCTGTCGCTGACTTAAGCCGCTGTTTTTTGCGCTGATCCGCGACACCGCCCCACTGCGCTGCACGCGCGAAAACCCTCTCACCGCAAGCCCTTTGGGCTTTTGCCGTCGACGGCTCGCGAGGCTTCGCACGCTTTTGCCCACCCAAAAAACTTCTTTCCTCTGGAGACTTCCATGAGTAACACCTGGTCTTTTGAAACTCGCCAAATTCATGCTGGACAAGCACCGGACCCCACCACTAAATCGCGCGCCCTGCCGATTTATCAGACGACAGCGTTCGCTTTCGACTCCTCCGCCCACGGACGCAAACTGTTTGCGCTGGAAGAACTCGGCAACATCTACACTCGCATTCACAACCCCACAACAGCTGCCGTCGAAGACAAAATTTCCTCTCTTGAGGGCGGCGTCGGCGCGCTACTGACAGCGTCCGGCCAAGCCGCCGAGACCCTGGCATTGCTAACGATCGCTCAGGCCGGCGACCACATCGTGGCCTCGCCGCGGCTGTACGGGGGAACCTATAACCTGCTGCACTACACGTTGCCGAAATTCGGTATCACGGTTGACTTCGTCACCGACCCAGACGATCTCGACTCCTGGCAGCAGGCGGTGAGGCCGAACACGAAGGCTTTTTACGCCGAGTCAATTTCTAACCCTCAGCTCGATGTCCTTGACTTCGAGGGGGTTTCGACCGTGGCGCATAGCAACGGGATCCCGCTGATCGTCGATAACACTGTGCCCTCACCGTATCTCATTCGTCCAATCGAGCATGGTGCAGATGTCGTGGTGCACTCCACCACCAAGTACCTCAGTGGTCACGGCGTGGCGATGGGTGGGGCCATTATCGACTCGGGCAACTTTGACTGGACCGCTGACCCAGAGAAGTTCCCCGGCTTCAACAACCCGGACCCGAGCTACAACAATTTGACGTGGGGCACCGACCTCGGGCCACACGGCCTATTTGGCGTCAACGTCGCGTTCATCTTCAAAGCTCGGCTGCAGCTGATGAGGGACCTCGGTCCGGCAACCACTCCGTTCAACGCGTTCCTTCTCAATCAGGGAATTGAGACTTTAAGCCTGCGGATGGATCGGCACACCAGCAATGCCACCGCGGTGGCCAGATTCCTTGAGGGGCACGGCGCCGTCTCCTCTGTTTCCTACCCGGGACTTGAGTCCAGTCCGTGGCACGACAAGCAACTTAAGTACTCCCCGCGTGGCGGCGGCGCCATCGTGTGCTTCGAGATTG includes:
- a CDS encoding DUF3817 domain-containing protein, which produces MTSRIVPTFRVLAFVESLTWLGLLIGMYFKWIAKTTEVGVQVFGALHGAVFVAYVVLALLTACGQRWSLWTTLLSLAASIPPFFTVWFEVWAKKTGKLDPVTQTVPVSR
- a CDS encoding ribonucleotide-diphosphate reductase subunit beta, with amino-acid sequence MTTFATSFGSDTAASFTDVEGDSAPAVAASGLGAIDTAGGRVSVSEKRMINARADVNQLLPLKYHWAWEKYLAGCNNQWMPTEVSMQADIALWKSPNGLTDAERQMLKRNLGFFATAESLVANNIVLAVYRQLTNPECRQFLLRQAFEEAVHTHTFQYICESLGLDEGELFNMYREVPSITEKDAWALQYTKNLEDPSFKTGDIESDRAFLRDLVAFYVIFEGMWFYTGFAQILSLGRRNKMVGIAEQYQYILRDESIHLNFGIDVINQIKIENPELWSTEFAAEISGMLAKACELEITYGRETLSTGMLGLSAAQCEQYMHFITNRRCVQIGLQPLFEDTENPFPWMSEMMDLKKEKNFFETRVIEYQTGGGLEW
- a CDS encoding bifunctional o-acetylhomoserine/o-acetylserine sulfhydrylase gives rise to the protein MSNTWSFETRQIHAGQAPDPTTKSRALPIYQTTAFAFDSSAHGRKLFALEELGNIYTRIHNPTTAAVEDKISSLEGGVGALLTASGQAAETLALLTIAQAGDHIVASPRLYGGTYNLLHYTLPKFGITVDFVTDPDDLDSWQQAVRPNTKAFYAESISNPQLDVLDFEGVSTVAHSNGIPLIVDNTVPSPYLIRPIEHGADVVVHSTTKYLSGHGVAMGGAIIDSGNFDWTADPEKFPGFNNPDPSYNNLTWGTDLGPHGLFGVNVAFIFKARLQLMRDLGPATTPFNAFLLNQGIETLSLRMDRHTSNATAVARFLEGHGAVSSVSYPGLESSPWHDKQLKYSPRGGGAIVCFEIEGGAAAGEVFSDSLELFTNLANIGDVRSLVIHPASTTHSQLSPEEQATTGVTPGLIRLAIGTEHIDDILADLTAGFAAATSAATVAELPQDSVPAAAGV